The Shewanella mesophila genome contains the following window.
AAGACAAGATGACACCAACCTTTGATAAAAAGATACCGGAACACTACTTTCGTAACCACCTATTACTCCCTGGATTACTCTTTATCACCATTGTTTCACTCATCGAATGGTCTCATTTTGACCTCACGCTTAGTCAATTCCTATTCCATTTAGAAGGCGGTGTCGATAGCTGGCCACTGCGCGGTGCCTGGCTAACAGAAACGGTGATCCATAAAGGCGGACGTAACTTCGTCATCCTCCTAGGCCTGATCATTATCGGGTTACTCATAGCCAGTATCAAAAAGGTCAATCTTCGACCCTATCGTAAAGGGCTGATATTTATTTTTCTAAGCGTATTAAGCAGTGTGGTATTAGTTCGCTTAGGCAAATCAATTACCGATATTGATTGCCCATGGAACCTGAAAATGTTTGGCGGCAGCGCCGATTACCACTCACTATTTTCAAGGGTAGGAGATTTAAATTCACCTGGACAATGTTTTCCAGCAGGGCACTCTAGCTCTGGATATGCGTGGGTCGTACTCTACTTTTTTGCACTTGCCTATGGCAAGCAGTATCGCTGGCTAGGACTCTCATTTGGACTCGGACTCGGGATGACATTTGGCCTAGCACAACAATTTAGAGGCGCACATTTTATCTCTCACGATCTATGGAGCCTGGCAATTTCTTGGTTTAGCGCAGCACTTTTATATTATGTGATGTTTGCCCGCAGCCAAAGCAAGAGCTCACCAGTCATCCAGAGCCAAGACATATCGGCTCTAGAAAATTAACCAGGGTTATATCACTGATGCCTGTCGCTTCGTCTGTTCAAACCCCTCATCGAGCCCAATCTGATATTGATTATCCCCTCGAGCTTTAGCAGCATACATCGCCTGATCTGCCACATGTAACAAGCCATCAATATTAGCCGCATGTTCAGGAAAAATAGCAATACCTAGACTAGCGTTGATCCCACTAGGTATAATATTTAGCGGCTGAGATAACTGATGTGATAGTCGAGTACAGATCTCTTTTGCTTGTTGGTCTAGGCTATTTTCACTAAACAAGTCCTCAACTACCATGACAAACTCATCCCCGCCAATACGTGCGACGAGATCGCTAGGCTGCTTAAGTGCAGTTAACCGTTTGGCGCAAGCAACCAAGACCTGATCACCAACTTTATGTCCTAAGGTGTCGTTAATCTCTTTAAATCCGTTTAGATCAATAAATACCAATGCGACTCTGGTATTTTGTCTCCTCGCTCGTTGAATAGATTTAACTAGGTGCTGCTCCAGCATCAGGCGATTAGGTAAGCCTGTTAACGCATCATGATGCGCTAAACGATGAAGATGATGTTGCTGCAGTTTTTCTTGGGTAATATCACGGACCACGCCCATCATTTTGACGACTTCGCCTTTCTCGTCTTTAACGAGGTTGCCCGTCTCTCTTACCCAGTGAACGCTATTATCGGGCCAAATGACACGATACTCTTCATCGTGATTTTCACCAGTTTCGATACACCTCAACTCCCCGGCTCGCACCTTCTGCCGATCCTCTGGATGAACACATGAGTAAAAGAACTTATAACTAGGGGTTATTTCACCAACTTTAAATCCAAAGATACCGTATATCGCTTCAGACCAGTAAAGAGTATCGGTACCCACATTCCAATCCCAAGTCCCTATTTGGGCAAAATATTGACTGCGCTTGAAACGCTCCACATCACCCGCAATATCGTCGCATAGATCTAATTTACGCACTAAAAACAGTAACTCAGCGCCGTTATCAGTTAAGCGAGTAAAACTTAAATCCATCTGACTGCTATTTAAACTTTTACCATATTGTCGATCGGGACAAGTTATCGACGACAGTTCGCTAATATTATCAAGCCACTCACCGATGAAACGATGAGATAAATCTTTAGAATCTCTGTCTAAAAGTTGTTGGGCACTGAGATTATGTTGCAACAGATACCCATCGTGACTGACTAACAACAAGCCGTCGTCAATATGTTGATTGAGGTTATCAAACGCTTCTTTAATCAGTTCATTCTTATGGGATAAACGGCGATGAGCGACTATCTTAAGCAGCAAGGATATAACACTCACCAAAGTGAGCGCTGAAATGGTAACGACAATCGCTATTTCTGCAACACTATTCATGCAGTATCTCTATTATGGAACCCAAAATAAGAAATTTATGATTTGTGAAGATGTATTGCACTTCCATGTTAATCAAACTCCATTTTCGATATCTAATTCAAGAAAGCCATAATAGATTGACCCAGACTGCTATGCACTCATATGTTACAACTATGGGCGATAGCTAGAGCCACAACAGGCCCTAATCATCGCGGGTCAACACTTCGAGCAATTCAATATTAAAACTCAGATCTGAGTGAGCTTTAATCAAATCACCGATTTGACGTTCACCATAGGCTAGGTGAGCAGGCACATTAAGCTTACGCTTACCACCGACTCGCATTCCCATCATGCCTAGATCCCACCCCTTGATAACACGCCCCGTACCAATAACACACTGAAACGCCCGTCCCTTATCATATGAGGAATCAAACTTAGTGCCATCGGACAAAAAACCTTCATATTGCACTGTAATTAACGCGCCTTTCACCGCTGCTTTGCCTTCACCGACTTCGACATCGATAATCTCTAAGTCACTACTCATTTAAACTCCTAATGAAGATAAAATAAAGCCCCCAATAAAGGAGGCAAATCATAACATAACGGCCCGTTCAGGCGGCGATAATGCAACGCGCTTACCTTATACTGATTACCATTAGGTATTATTAACAGCAATAGGTATCGACAGATTGATCTGACGACCCATATATCCCCCTAGCACCATAGCAAACACAAATAGAAAGATACTCGGTTCGAAAGAGGCCAAATTGACAATGCCGGGACCGGGACAGATCCCGACCATTCCCCAGCCAAGACCAAATAACACAGAGCCGATAAGCAAAGGCGCATCTATCGTTCGCTTAGTTGGCAAGTGGTATTGCTTATCGCATACTGGACCTTGTTTAGCTAACACTCTCGGCTTCACTACCAGCAAATATATAGGTAAATAGACCGCTAATGCCGCTGACATCACAAACATTAATGAAGGGTCCCACTCTCCAGTTAACAACAAGCTTAAATTTAAAAAACTAATCACCTTCGCAGGATCGGCCAGCCCAGATAACATCAAGCCAGTGCCAAAAAGCGTGCCGCATAACAGTGCCATAAATTGCTTCATATCAAGATATCCCTAGTGAAACACGATGGCGGCAAGCACACCAACAGAGATAAAAACTAAGGTTGCGACAATGGAACGAGGAGATAAACGACCTATACCACAGATACCATGACCACTGGTGCAACCACTACCTAAACTGCACCCGAGCCCAACTAACACGCCCGATATCAACAGCAAGGGAGTCGATACCTCTAAATGACTCATCTCTATCGGCGTAACACCAAACAGTAGCTCTAGCGGCCCCCCCATGAATAATCCACTCAGTAATAATCCAGCTAAAAAATACCATTGCCAAGCGATCCCTTTGGCATCGCTTTCTCTGCTAGACCAAAGTGCGCCAGACAGAATGCCACTGATCCCGGCAATTCTGCCATTGAACAAGAGTAACAATATGGCGCCTAAGCCGACTAATAAACCGCCGAGTGATGCGGTAACGAAGGATGAAAACATCAAATACCTCTTTCATCTAATACTGAATTGAAAGGTGCCCTAAACCATAGGAGCACCTTGAATATGAGGGATTAAGCCGTGGCAAACTTATAGGTGCGATAACCACCAATCAGATTACGAGCCTTGTAGCCGTTGTTGACCAGTTGACGGTAGGCCACGTTACCTCGTAAACCGACCTGACAATAGATGACGATCTCTTTATCTTTAGGTAGCTCGTCCATACGACCGCGTAACTCATCCACAGGGATATTTAGCGCACCGTCAATGAATCCGCCGTTTTGCAACTCACCAGGATTACGCACGTCCAGTAACAGTTGATCATCGCTTAGGCTATCGATCTCATCATAGTGAATCGGCATCGCATCGCCTTGCATTATGTTATAAGCGACGAAAGCCGCCTGATTGATCACATCTTTTGCACTGCCAAACGGCGGCGCATAACTCAGCTCTAGATGCTGTAACTGCGCAATGGTCATCCCCGCTCGCTGGGCAACCGCCATCACATCGATACGCTTGTCGATACCATCTTTGCCTACGGCCTGGGCGCCAAGGATTTTGCCTGATAGCGGGTCAAATAACAGCTTAAAGGAGACCACTTCGGCACCTGGGTAGTAACTGGCATGGCTAGCTGTGTGTACATAGGCTTTTTGATACGCGATCCCCTCTTTCTTCAGCAGCTTTTCATTCTTACCCGTAGAGGCCACCGCCAAGTCGAAAATTTTACAGATAGCTGTGCCTTGAGTTCCTCCATAGGTTTCTTGACGGCCAAACATGTTATTGGCAGCCATTCTCCCTTGACGATTAGCAGGCCCAGCCAAGGGAACTAAGCTTGCCTTACCCGTGACGAAATCTTGATCCTCGATGGCATCACCCACAGCGAAGATAGCGGGATCGCTGGTTTGCATCATCTCATTGGTGTAAATCCCGCCTAAGGGGCCAATCTCTAAGCCCGCATCACGGGCCAGCTGTGTCTCAGGCCTGACACCTATCGCCATGATTAACAAGTCTGTTTCTAAGGTTTCACCATTACTCAAAGACAAGTTTAAGTGCCCCTTAATATGTTGATGGGCGGTTTCTTCGCCGGCGGCATCGCTAGCCATATGGGTCTGCGGCACATACTCGACCCCAGACAATGCACTACCCAAACGCAGATCGATCCCCTTTTGTTTGATTTCGACATGGGCAAAACCCGCCATTTCACGATCGATTGGTGCCATCACCTGATCGCCTAATTCCAGCAGGGTCGTTTTAATGCCTAAGTGATGCAGTGACTCCATCATCTCAAGGCCAATAAAACCACCACCAACCACGGTGGCATGCTCAACATTGTTCATCTGAATCGTCTGTAGAATACGATCCATATCAGGAATGTTGCGCAGTGAATGGGTCAAAGGATTATCTATGCCAGGAATAGGCGGCACTATTGGCGAGGCACCAGGACTTAGCAGTAAGAAATCATAAGACTCGCTATATTCGCTGCCATCGCGG
Protein-coding sequences here:
- a CDS encoding phosphatase PAP2 family protein — encoded protein: MTPTFDKKIPEHYFRNHLLLPGLLFITIVSLIEWSHFDLTLSQFLFHLEGGVDSWPLRGAWLTETVIHKGGRNFVILLGLIIIGLLIASIKKVNLRPYRKGLIFIFLSVLSSVVLVRLGKSITDIDCPWNLKMFGGSADYHSLFSRVGDLNSPGQCFPAGHSSSGYAWVVLYFFALAYGKQYRWLGLSFGLGLGMTFGLAQQFRGAHFISHDLWSLAISWFSAALLYYVMFARSQSKSSPVIQSQDISALEN
- a CDS encoding diguanylate cyclase domain-containing protein — translated: MNSVAEIAIVVTISALTLVSVISLLLKIVAHRRLSHKNELIKEAFDNLNQHIDDGLLLVSHDGYLLQHNLSAQQLLDRDSKDLSHRFIGEWLDNISELSSITCPDRQYGKSLNSSQMDLSFTRLTDNGAELLFLVRKLDLCDDIAGDVERFKRSQYFAQIGTWDWNVGTDTLYWSEAIYGIFGFKVGEITPSYKFFYSCVHPEDRQKVRAGELRCIETGENHDEEYRVIWPDNSVHWVRETGNLVKDEKGEVVKMMGVVRDITQEKLQQHHLHRLAHHDALTGLPNRLMLEQHLVKSIQRARRQNTRVALVFIDLNGFKEINDTLGHKVGDQVLVACAKRLTALKQPSDLVARIGGDEFVMVVEDLFSENSLDQQAKEICTRLSHQLSQPLNIIPSGINASLGIAIFPEHAANIDGLLHVADQAMYAAKARGDNQYQIGLDEGFEQTKRQASVI
- a CDS encoding FKBP-type peptidyl-prolyl cis-trans isomerase, giving the protein MSSDLEIIDVEVGEGKAAVKGALITVQYEGFLSDGTKFDSSYDKGRAFQCVIGTGRVIKGWDLGMMGMRVGGKRKLNVPAHLAYGERQIGDLIKAHSDLSFNIELLEVLTRDD
- a CDS encoding YeeE/YedE family protein → MKQFMALLCGTLFGTGLMLSGLADPAKVISFLNLSLLLTGEWDPSLMFVMSAALAVYLPIYLLVVKPRVLAKQGPVCDKQYHLPTKRTIDAPLLIGSVLFGLGWGMVGICPGPGIVNLASFEPSIFLFVFAMVLGGYMGRQINLSIPIAVNNT
- a CDS encoding YeeE/YedE family protein; its protein translation is MFSSFVTASLGGLLVGLGAILLLLFNGRIAGISGILSGALWSSRESDAKGIAWQWYFLAGLLLSGLFMGGPLELLFGVTPIEMSHLEVSTPLLLISGVLVGLGCSLGSGCTSGHGICGIGRLSPRSIVATLVFISVGVLAAIVFH
- a CDS encoding FAD-dependent oxidoreductase; amino-acid sequence: MKKILIIGGVAGGASAAARARRLSEDAEIIMFERGEYVSFANCGLPYHISGEISQRSALVLQTPESFKARFNVDVRVMNEVVAINRQDKSVTVKNVRDGSEYSESYDFLLLSPGASPIVPPIPGIDNPLTHSLRNIPDMDRILQTIQMNNVEHATVVGGGFIGLEMMESLHHLGIKTTLLELGDQVMAPIDREMAGFAHVEIKQKGIDLRLGSALSGVEYVPQTHMASDAAGEETAHQHIKGHLNLSLSNGETLETDLLIMAIGVRPETQLARDAGLEIGPLGGIYTNEMMQTSDPAIFAVGDAIEDQDFVTGKASLVPLAGPANRQGRMAANNMFGRQETYGGTQGTAICKIFDLAVASTGKNEKLLKKEGIAYQKAYVHTASHASYYPGAEVVSFKLLFDPLSGKILGAQAVGKDGIDKRIDVMAVAQRAGMTIAQLQHLELSYAPPFGSAKDVINQAAFVAYNIMQGDAMPIHYDEIDSLSDDQLLLDVRNPGELQNGGFIDGALNIPVDELRGRMDELPKDKEIVIYCQVGLRGNVAYRQLVNNGYKARNLIGGYRTYKFATA